A genomic region of Macaca thibetana thibetana isolate TM-01 chromosome 14, ASM2454274v1, whole genome shotgun sequence contains the following coding sequences:
- the DBX1 gene encoding homeobox protein DBX1, with translation MMFPGLLAPPAGYPSLLRPTPTLTLPQSLQSAFSGHSSFLVEDLIRISRPPAYLPRSVPTSSMSPPRQGAPTALTDTGASDLGSPGPGSRRGGSSPTAVSPASETTFLKFGVNAILSSGPRTETSPALLQSVPPKTFAFPYFEGSFQPFIRSSYFPASSSVVPIPGTFSWPLAARGKPRRGMLRRAVFSDVQRKALEKMFQKQKYISKPDRKKLAAKLGLKDSQVKIWFQNRRMKWRNSKERELLSSGGCREQTLPTKLNPHPDLSDVGQKGPGDEEEEEEGPGSPRHRLAYHASPDPPHLRDPRLPEPLPPSPAHSSSPGKPSDFSDSEEEEEGEEEEEITVS, from the exons ATGATGTTCCCCGGCCTCCTCGCGCCCCCCGCCGGGTACCCTAGCCTCCTGCGGCCCACGCCCACCTTGACGCTGCCCCAGTCCTTGCAGTCGGCATTTTCTGGCCACTCCAGCTTCCTGGTGGAGGATCTGATCCGCATCAGCCGACCCCCCGCCTACCTGCCCCGCAGCGTGCCCACCTCCAGCATGTCGCCGCCCAGGCAGGGGGCCCCCACGGCCCTCACCGACACGGGGGCCTCGGATCTGGGCTCCCCGGGTCCCGGGAGCCGGCGGGGCGGCTCTTCGCCGACTGCCGTCTCGCCCGCCAGCGAGACCACGTTTCTGAAGTTTGGAGTGAACGCCATCCTCTCCTCGGGGCCCAGAACAG AAACATCCCCAGCCTTGCTCCAGAGCGTCCCTCCCAAGACCTTCGCATTTCCCTACTTCGAAGGGTCCTTTCAGCCTTTCATCAGATCTTCTTATTTCCCAG CGTCCTCCAGCGTCGTGCCCATCCCCGGGACCTTCTCCTGGCCGCTGGCGGCGCGCGGGAAGCCTCGGCGGGGCATGCTGCGTCGAGCAGTCTTTTCCGACGTGCAGCGCAAGGCGCTAGAGAAGATGTTCCAGAAGCAGAAGTACATCAGCAAGCCCGACCGCAAGAAGCTGGCGGCCAAGCTGGGCCTGAAAGACTCGCAG GTGAAAATCTGGTTCCAGAACCGACGCATGAAATGGCGGAACTCCAAAGAGCGCGAACTCTTGTCTAGCGGGGGCTGCCGCGAGCAGACCCTGCCCACCAAGCTCAATCCGCACCCGGACCTCAGCGACGTGGGCCAGAAGGGTCCTGGGGacgaagaggaggaggaggagggtccGGGCAGCCCCCGCCACCGCCTGGCCTACCACGCGTCCCCCGACCCCCCGCACCTGCGGGACCCACGGCTGCCAGAGCCGCTGCCCCCCTCGCCCGCGCACTCGAGCAGTCCTGGGAAACCTTCGGACTTCTCAGACTccgaggaggaagaggagggagaagaagaggaggaaatcaCCGTGTCCTAG